One window of the Psilocybe cubensis strain MGC-MH-2018 chromosome 12, whole genome shotgun sequence genome contains the following:
- a CDS encoding putative quinate permease, producing MKGKATEQIFKNIRVYWLAFIVYWGIVLFGYDTGGVVSAPFFQQHFGLIHPDGTKNTGRVNAVSSNVVSVLQAGAFFGALGSAPISSKIGRRMTLFGFSIIFCVGAILTTVAHNLGEIYAGRVISGVGVGAISAVAPAYVSECSPKDVRGRITGLFQIMVAFGVMISYFVNFGVGIHEANSPNVWKIPFGFQLVPAGIMVLGLLSVKESPRYLASVGRNEEALQNLAYLRRDRTDSIDVLHEMAEIEAAIFEEKESRKGLGLKEAFFGKGNFVRFVIAFFIFFLQQWAGQNTVNYYAPQIFASIGFTARKNSLLASGIYGVVKLVATSLFIFFGVETLGRRISLFISAMGMGTLFFIIGAILKTHPPPASDANTVVSDPPPASKAMAAMLYIYVCFYSMGWGPLPWVYVSDIFPTRTRHFGLALASASQWLWNFVVSKVSPTLNTNLGYKMFLMFATINVGGMAVFSLLIPETKGRSLEEMDVIFGAISSEQRQIDISNREREFNRISSHPSSSNDKV from the exons ATGAAAGGAAAGGCCACGGAACAGATTTTCAAGAACATTAGGGTCTATT GGCTGGCGTTCATAGTGTATTGGGGAATTGTCCTGTTTGGATACGACAC AGGTGGCGTAGTTAGCGCGCCATTTTTCCAGCAGCATTTTGGATTGATACATCCCGATGGCACGAAGAATACTGGCAGAGTTAACGCAGTCTCGTCCAACGTCGTGTCTGTTCTCCAGGCAGGCGCGTTCTTCGGGGCGCTGGGCAGTGCACCAATATCGT CGAAAATAGGACGACGTATGACATTATTCGGCTTTAGTATCATTTTTTGCGTCGGTGCA ATACTCACAACAGTTGCACATAATCTGGGGGAGATTTATGCTGGCAGAGTCATTTCTGGCGTTGGTGTTGGGGCTATCTCAGCCGTTGCTCCAGCATACGTATCTGAATGCTCACCTAAAGATGTGCGAGGAAGAATCACGGGTCTATTCCAGATAATG GTTGCGTTTGGCGTCATGATTTCTTACTTTGTGAACT TTGGAGTTGGGATACACGAAGCCAACAGTCCAAACGTATGGAAAATTCCTTTTGGATTCCAACTTGTCCCAGCAGGAATCATGGTTTTGGGACTTTTATCAGTCAAG GAATCGCCCCGTTATCTCGCATCTGTTGGAAGAAATGAGGAAGCGCTTCAGAATTTAGCCTATCTACGACGAGACCGGACGGACTCGATAGATGTACTCCACGAAATGGCAGAAATTGAAGCTGCCAtttttgaagagaaagaatcCAGAAAGGGTTTAGGACTGAAGGAAGCTTTCTTCGGAAAGGGGAACTTCGTTCGGTTTGTTATCGCCTTCtttatcttcttcctccagcAATGGGCAGGACAAAACACCGTCAA TTATTATGCCCCTCAGATCTTCGCCTCC ATTGGATTTACTGCGCGAAAAAACTCTTTGCTTGCCAGCGGTATATATG GTGTCGTCAAGCTGGTCGCAACCTCGCTCTTCATATTTTTCGGCGTCGAAACCTTGGGACGTAGAATCTCGTTATTCATCTCCGCCATGGGAATGGGCACCCTGTTCTTCATCATTGGTGCTATTTTAAAAACTCACCCACCTCCGGCAAGCGATGCGAATACTGTAGTATCCGATCCACCACCGGCTTCGAAGGCCATGGCTGCTATGCTTTATATATACGTCTGTTTCTACTCCATGGGATGGG GCCCATTGCCATGGGTATATGTATCTGATATCTTCCCGACCAGAACGCGGCATTTTGGTCTGGCTCTTGCCAGTGCCTCACAATGGCTATGGA ATTTCGTCGTTTCAAAAGTTAGCCCTACCCTGAACACGAACCTAGGATATAAGATGTTCCTGATGTTCGCGACGATTAACGTGGGAGGAATGGCTGTGTTTTCGCT ACTCATACCAGAGACCAAAGGGCGAAGTTTAGAAGAGATGGACGTTATATTCGGTGCAATCTCATCTGAACAGAGGCAAATTGATATTTCCAATAGGGAAAGAG AATTCAACCGCATCTCCTCCCACCCTTCGTCTTCTAATGATAAAGTCTGA
- a CDS encoding Tripeptidyl-peptidase sed2 translates to MPTTLQFAIFCHALAFLLPRFAFTSKIIDEWGNNTIKEVVHHPLGWIKLGRPTPDHLIALQIGLPQHNFPKLEKRLYEVSDPKHSDYGQHLSRQEVEALVSPHPRSLSAVSRWLKSFNVEDQDITYSPAKDWIKVTLPVQTVEEMLDTTYHVWEHVASGDKLVRTTSYKIPAQLEAHVDVIQPTTTFGGLQSRRSTIFAVDDAPRVSSEESTQIVADVASNITVDASCNHTITIPCLLKLYNADRYVPSHNLNNSIAVAGYLEEFANLMDLQSFYAEQRPEALNSSFTFISVAGGLNDQTSWKAGSESNLDVQFAFGISYPIPATFYSTAGRPPFLADAKTTINTNEPYGDWLDFVLKQDNLPLTISTSYGDDEQTVPESYARRICAQFAQLGARGVSLLFSSGDTGVGDGVWNPHSTSTCISNDGKNTTKFLPSFPASVTAVGGTSYIPEVAVSTWYSGGGFSDYFERPPYQDEVVSKYLSSLPNGTYQGLYNPKGRAYPDVSAQSDNFRSFQFGRPHMIGGTSAATPVVAGIVAMLNDARLGAGLSPLGFLNPMIYSRGAAGFNDITVGHNSGCLTSGFNATEGWDPVTGFGTPNFEKLKDIVTSF, encoded by the exons ATGCCTACAACATTGCAGTTCGCCATTTTCTGCCATGCACTGGCTTTTTTGTTACCACGATTCGCCTTTACCTCTAAAATTATTGATGAATGGGGGAACAACACAATCAAAGAGGTAGTACATCATCCACTGGGGTGGATCAAACTCGGGAGACCTACTCCAGACCATCTAATAGCCTTGCAAATCGGTCTTCCTCAACACAACTTCCCAAAATTGGAGAAACGTTTATACGAGGTAAGCGACCCAAAGCATAGCGATTATGGTCAGCATCTGTCAAGGCAGGAAGTCGAGGCGTTAGTCTCTCCTCATCCCAGAAGCCTCAGTGCAGTTTCCCGATGGTTGAAATCTTTCAATGTCGAAGATCAAGACATCACATACTCTCCTGCAAAAGATTGGATCAAAGTCACCTTACCGGTGCAAACTGTGGAGGAAATGCTGGACACG ACCTACCACGTATGGGAGCACGTAGCCAGCGGAGATAAGCTGGTACGGACTACGAGCTACAAGATACCTGCGCAACTTGAAGCCCATGTCGACGTCATCCAGCCAACAACTACGTTTGGTGGATTACAATCCCGGAGATCGACAATATTCGCCGTCGATGATGCACCTAGAGTGTCATCGGAAGAAAGTACGCAAATAGTTGCCGATGTGGCATCGAATATCACTGTCGACGCCAGCTGTAACCACACTATAACCATTCCGTGTCTCCTCAAGCTTTATAACGCCGATAGATATGTTCCTTCACATAATTTGAACAACTCGATTGCGGTCGCTGGTTACCTA GAAGAATTTGCGAACTTGATGGACCTACAATCATTTTATGCTGAGCAACGTCCTGAAGCTCTCAACTCATCTTTCACATTTATTTCTGTAGCTG GAGGACTCAACGACCAAACTTCATGGAAAGCAGGCTCTGAGTCCAATCTCGACGTTCAATTCGCTTTTGGGATTTCATACCCCATTCCA GCCACATTTTATTCAACTGCTGGGAGACCTCCTTTCCTCGCTGACGCCAAAACCACGATCAATACCAATGA ACCATATGGCGACTGGCTTGATTTTGTTCTGAAACAAGATAATCTCCCGTTGACTATATCCACTAGTTATGGAGATGATGAACAAACAG TTCCCGAGAGTTATGCCAGACGGATCTGTGCCCAATTTGCTCAGTTGGGTGCGCGCGGTGTGTCGTTGTTGTTCTCTTCAGGGGACACTGGGGTAGGGGATGGGGTTTGGAACCCCCATAGTACTTCCACATGTATCTCAAACGACGGCAAAAACACAACCAAATTTTTGCCCTCGTTCCCAGCGAG CGTTACAGCTGTTGGAGGCACGTCATACATTCCCGAAGTTGCTGTATCTACCTGGTACTCTGGTGGTGGCTTCAGTGATTAT TTTGAGAGACCACCGTACCAAGACGAAGTCGTCTCAAAATATCTATCGAGTCTCCCGAATGGAACATATCAGGGGCTTTATAATCC GAAAGGACGG GCATATCCCGATGTTTCTGCTCAATCAGATAATTTTCGCTCGTTTCAATTTGGACGTCCACATATGATTGGAGGCACCTCTGCAGCTACACCAGTAGTCGCCGGAATCGTAGCGATGCTGAATGACGCTCGCCTGGGGGCTGGGCTGAGTCCCTTAGGGTTTTTAAATCCTATGATATATTCTCGCGGTGCAGCTGGATTCAATGATATTACGGTTGGGCATAACTCTGGATGTTTGACATCTGGGTTTAAT GCTACTGAGGGCTGGGATCCAG TTACTGGTTTCGGTACACCCAACTTCGAAAAACTCAAGGATATTGTAACTTCATTCTGA